A window of the Scleropages formosus chromosome 21, fSclFor1.1, whole genome shotgun sequence genome harbors these coding sequences:
- the hat1 gene encoding histone acetyltransferase type B catalytic subunit, with amino-acid sequence MAGMDAMEKKLAEYKCDTNEAICLKLVRFPEDVGDESTTFHPEYSHQLYGDDEVAFGYKGLQIQLYYTAGNLNTLFKIKYTAKVSEKFDCVEPDDVECKIRENIPPGFCSNTDDFITLLEKEANFKPFGSLLHTYSVHSGDEGEDITYQIYKADMTCPGFQEYHKRLQTFLIWFIETASFIDVDDDRWDFFLIFEKYNKDGETLFATVGYMTVYNYYVYPDKTRPRVSQMLVLPPFQGEGHGAQLLEAVHRFYCTFPLVQDITAEDPSENYVKLRDFVLVKLCQSLPSFSPDQLCEGFSEAMATEAREKLKINKKHARRVYEILRLRATDMSDEEKARSYRLEVKRRLFGPYKKNQREMTKMMRCLRPEELASHISQMDTKLQHEELEKSYQELLGEYRRVIERLART; translated from the exons ATGGCGG ggatgGATGCCATGGAGAAGAAGTTGGCGGAGTACAAATGCGATACGAATGAAGCGATTTGTCTTAAGTTAG TGCGTTTCCCAGAAGATGTGGGAGATGAAAGCACAACGTTCCATCCTGAATACAGTCATCAGCTATATGGGGATGA tGAAGTGGCTTTTGGATACAAAGGCCTCCAGATCCAGCTGTACTACACCGCAGGAAACCTAAACACCCTTTTCAAAATCAAATATACAGCCAAAGTGTCTGAAAAGTTTGACTGTGTCGAG CCCGATGATGTTGAATGTAAAATCAGGGAGAACATTCCACCGGGTTTCTGCTCGAACACAGATGACTTTATCACGTTGCTGGAGAAGGAGGCCAACTTCAAGCCCTTTGGGAGCCTGCTTCACACATACAGCGTGCACAGTGGGGATGAAGGGGAAGACATCACTTATCAGATCTACAAG GCCGACATGACCTGCCCTGGGTTTCAGGAGTACCACAAGCGCCTCCAGACTTTCCTCATATGGTTCATCGAGACAGCCAGCTTCATCGACGTAGACGACGATCGGTGGGACTTCTTCCTCAT ATTTGAGAAGTACAATAAGGACGGGGAGACTCTCTTCGCCACTGTTGGCTACATGACAGTTTATAATTACTACGTGTACCCAGACAAAACCCGGCCGCGTGTAAG CCAGATGTTGGTCCTGCCCCCGTTTCAGGGTGAGGGCCATGGAGCCCAGCTGCTGGAAGCAGTGCACAGGTTCTACTGTACCTTCCCACTGGTCCAAGACATTACAG CGGAGGATCCCTCTGAGAACTATGTGAAGCTGAGAGACTTTGTTCTTGTGAAGCTCTGCCAGTCGCTGCCGTCTTTCTCCCCCGACCAGCTGTGCGAGGGTTTCAGCGAGGCCATGGCCACAGAGGCTCGCGAGAAGTTGAAGATTAACAAG AAACATGCCAGACGGGTGTATGAAATCCTGCGCTTGCGTGCAACAGACATGAGTGATGAGGAGAAAGCGAGATCATACCGCCTGGAAGTCAAAAGGAGGCTCTTTGGCCCCTACAAG AAAAACCAGAGGGAGATGACCAAGATGATGAGGTGCTTGCGTCCCGAGGAGCTGGCCTCTCACATCAGCCAGATGGACACCAAACTGCAGcatgaggagctggagaagagctACCAGGAGCTTCTGGGAGAGTACAGACGGGTCATTGAGAGGCTGGCGAGAACCTGA
- the LOC108920305 gene encoding calcium-binding mitochondrial carrier protein Aralar1-like, translated as MAVKVQSTKRADPHELKAVFLEYASVTDKDGERYMTPADFVQKFLGLHTQPHHNAKTVQLLAGVADTTKDGLISFPEFLAFESVLCVPDALFIVAFQLFDKTGTGDISFENVRDIFSQTTVHHHIPFNWDCEFIRLHFGHDRKKHLSYLEFTQFLQELQLEHARQAFAQKDKSKSGTIPALDFSDIMVTIRHHMLTPFVEENLVSAVGGGTSHLVSFSYFNAFNSLLNNMELIRKIYSTLAGSRKDTLVTKEEFVHAANKFGQITPMEIDILYQLSSLHSPSGRLNLADIERIAPLEEGSLPYHLAEVQRQQAYGDVSRPIWLQAAESAYRFTLGSIAGATGATAVYPIDLVKTRMQNQRSTGSFVGELMYKNSFDCAKKVLRYEGVFGFYRGLLPQLIGVAPEKAIKLTVNDFVRDKFTRKDNTIPVLAEVLAGGCAGGSQVIFTNPLEIVKIRLQVAGEITTGPRVSALNVVRDLGFFGLYKGAKACFLRDIPFSAIYFPVYAHTKAELADDQGRLGPLQLLTAGAIAGVPAASLVTPADVIKTRLQVAARAGQTTYSGVIDCFRKIMREEGFRALWKGAGARVFRSSPQFGVTLVTYELLQRWFYVDFGGHRPAGSEPTPKSRISELPPVNPDHLGGYTLAAATFAGVENKFGLHLPKFKSSGVLTIQSTAGKEGSHGS; from the exons ATGGCGGTCAAG GTACAGTCGACCAAAAGAGCTGATCCCCACGAACTGAAGGCCGTCTTCCTCGAG TACGCCAGCGTGACAGACAAGGATGGAGAGCGTTACATGACCCCTGCTGACTTTGTGCAGAAGTTTCTGGGCTTGCACACGCAGCCTCACCACAATGCAAAAACTGTGCAGCTGCTTGCTGGTGTGGCTGACACCACCAAAGATGG GCTGATCTCTTTCCCAGAGTTCCTGGCATTTGAGTCCGTTCTGTGTGTCCCTGATGCTCTTTTCATCGTAGCCTTTCAGTTGTTTGACAAGACTGGCACAGGGGACATCTCATTTG AAAATGTCAGGGACATCTTCAGCCAGACAACAGTGCACCACCATATTCCTTTCAATTGGGACTGCGAGTTCATCCGGCTGCACTTTGGCCACGATCGAAAGAAGCATCTCAGTTACCTGGAGTTCACTCAGTTTCTTCAG gagctgcagctggagcaTGCTCGGCAGGCCTTTGCACAGAAAGACAAGAGCAAGAGCGGCACCATCCCAGCCCTGGACTTCAGTGACATCATGGTCACCATCCGTCACCACATGCTCACTCCTTTTGTCGAAGAGAATTTGGTTTCG GCTGTAGGTGGAGGCACATCCCACCTGGTGAGCTTCTCTTACTTCAACGCCTTCAACTCGCTCCTCAACAACATGGAACTCATCCGCAAGATCTACAGCACTCTGGCTGGCTCGCGGAAGGACACACTCGTCACCAAAG AGGAGTTTGTCCATGCCGCTAACAAGTTTGGCCAGATCACACCGATGGAGATTGATATCCTCTACCAGCTATCCAGTCTCCACTCTCCTTCAGG GCGATTGAACCTGGCGGACATTGAGAGAATAGCGCCGTTGGAGGAGGGGTCGCTGCCATACCACTTGGCCGAAGTCCAGCGACAG CAGGCATATGGGGACGTGAGCCGACCCATCTGGCTCCAGGCAGCCGAGTCTGCATACAGGTTCACCCTGGGCTCCATTGCCGGAG CCACGGGTGCAACAGCTGTGTACCCCATTGACCTGGTGAAGACGCGCATGCAAAACCAGCGCTCCACGGGCTCCTTTGTGGGTGAGCTCATGTACAAGAACAGCTTTGACTGCGCCAAGAAAGTGCTACGCTACGAGGGAGTCTTCGGCTTCTACAGAG GTCTTTTACCACAACTTATTGGAGTTGCTCCAGAGAAAGCTATCAAACTCACG GTTAATGACTTTGTCAGAGACAAATTCACCAGAAAAGACAATACCATACCAGTGCTTGCCGAAGTGCTGGCTGGCGGATGT GCTGGAGGTTCCCAGGTCATCTTCACCAACCCCTTGGAGATTGTGAAGATCCGGCTACAGGTGGCGGGGGAGATCACCACTGGGCCCCGGGTCAGCGCCCTCAATGTGGTGCGGGATCTGGGCTTTTTTGGGCTCTACAAG GGGGCAAAGGCCTGCTTCCTGCGTGACATCCCCTTCTCGGCCATCTACTTCCCGGTGTATGCCCACACCAAGGCAGAGCTGGCTGATGACCAGGGCCGGTTGGGACCGCTGCAGCTACTGACCGCTGGAGCCATCGCAG GTGTACCTGCTGCCTCCCTGGTAACCCCTGCTGATGTCATCAAGACGAGACTCCAGGTGGCAGCCCGCGCCGGGCAGACAACCTACAGCGGAGTCATCGACTGCTTCAGGAAGATTATGCGTGAGGAAGGCTTCCGAGCCCTGTGGAAAGGAGCGGGAG CCCGTGTCTTTAGGTCCTCGCCTCAGTTTGGCGTCACTCTGGTGACCTATGAACTACTCCAGAGATGGTTCTACGTTGATTTTGGAGGACA CCGCCCCGCAGGATCGGAGCCCACCCCCAAGTCTCGAATCTCCGAGCTGCCGCCAGTTAACCCAGACCACCTGGGGGGCTACACGCTGGCCGCTGCCACATTTGCAGGAGTGGAGAACAAGTTTGGATTGCATCTGCCCAAGTTCAAGTCCTCTGGTGTGCTGACAATCCAGTCGACTGCAGGCAAGGAGGGGTCCCACGGCTCGTAG